The sequence aattataataatcccCTAGTTGATatagaagtaaaataaaaagcTAANNNNNNNNNNNNNNNNNNNNNNNNNNNNNNNNNNNNNNNNNNNNNNNNNNNNNNNNNNNNNNNNNGGTCTTCATACGAAATATCTACACAAGTTGATCATGAGATGTAAGTGAcgctttactctgtttttaataaatctttTACGTTCTTCCAAGTACAGTTTAAAAGTTATAACACAATCTACTCCAATTTCTTGAATCAAAGTTCATTTTAACGACTAGGTTTAAGTATAGTGGTCATTAGTGTCATGTATATTTTTACCCGATACTTTATAATTTTCTCATCTTCGAAACAACTTATAAAGCTAGCAAACCCAAAATTGAATGCATTGAATCGATTTAGGAACATAAGGGAAAAAACTTTAGTTTACTTAAAACAGATATCTATGTATTTCTCAAACTTTTAAACTTAAAGTTTGATTCAGTTACAACTAAGAAATTGTATGAACTCCTGATTTTCCATAGATTGTTGGAAACATAGATATGATACCAATGGAACATAAGTGGAAGTGGTATCATATCTATGTTTCCAACATAGAGATTTGAAGAAATGCGTCTAGAGATTTTGAAAATGAGAATTGCTCATCACCAAACTCAGTGTCGTGCTTAAGGTGTTGTGGAAAGGGCATTTGCCCTAAGccaccaatttttaaaaatttattaggccacattttttttacatctaGGCTTATATGTATTTAAGTGGATAACATaaatgtgtgttttgtttgagaaGTCTATGACATTATGTTATTACAATAAAATCAATATGTTTTATGTATAAGGAAATTTCTGCACATAATTACGTATTATAGTTATAACTAGTATAAGAATACTAATGAAAGAcaattgattaaaaaaagataattaaaaatacaagaattatgttttggAATTGtgtctaaaaatatttttagaataaaaaagatagaaaagttTTGGTTTGTACTTTTTTTCATGTTAAGATCATTATTGTCtttggaattattttttttaaaatatttttaataacaaaaattacaattttttatccGTCCTAAGCCACAAATAGCCTAGGCACGGCACTGACCAAACTGCACAATCAGCGGAGATGACCTGTGAAAGAGGCTGAAAGCCAAAGTATATGGACCACAATGCCATGGAAATATGGGATAGTTTAAGTTCATTATTTCCAATTAAAATTATCCTTTAGTAACGTAACTAATGCAttccaaaataaatttgtaaaacttatcAAATTATTGCTCATATCATAAAAgactaataaattataaaccGTACGTAATGCGGTACTATAATCCCCTAGTTCATAATAAAAGGAAGAAGTAAAATGGAAACTAGCCCACTAGAGATCACtagatgatttgttttgtagatcCATCCTTTGTTATATTGTAACAGCCAAGTTAATGTGTTCCTCCAATCCTCAGCTGTTATTTATCAAGGTTGTCTTTCTCAGTATATTTCTATGCATACCAAAAAATCAGATAAAGAGAGAAATTCACCTACTTTTCAGACGAAAGCTCACCGCCTTTTCTCACGAATCACTCTCACGAAACATATATCCCactatagatattttttaaaaatgattgcTTTATCATTTTATCGCGTTTTGTCACAATTGACAGGTTCggaattaaataattttgtagggcttattgtttttttagtattttcttgTGGAAATGCCAGGCCTTCAAAAATTACTCGTCTGCTCGTCACTAAAGTAAGAAGTCAAAGTTTGCTTCTACGAGAGACATCATCAcatgtatcatcatcatatgtTCATATTCGATTTCCAATTCATATAGCCAGAACAATGcaacacaaaagcaaaacatgaCGTATGCAAAGACGTGACATTCGCCACCTGGataacttttattaatttatttgatctTCTTCCACTGTCTTCTTCTACGTGTACGCgcgtgtgtgtatatataattcaatCCAGGCAAGAGTAAGAAAAATAATCCAATCCAGACAagaaaccttctttgttattgTCTGATCACATCAAATATTTCAGTTCCattattgttctgttttctttttgttttctgtttcatCCTGTAAAACCCAGAAGTTGGTTTCTACAAGCAAACATGAGCAGAGAAGTTGCTGAGAGAATTCATATTCTGTTCTTCCCCTTTATGGCTCATGGCCACATGATTCCAGTTCTAGATATGGCCAAGCTTTTCGCGTGCAGAGGAGCCAAATCAACCCTTCTCACAACTCCAATCAATGCTAAGATCTTGGAGAAACCCGTTGAAGCATTCAAAGTTCAAAACCCTGGTTTCGAAATCCGAATCAAGATCTTCAACTTCCCTTGTGTAGAGCTTGGACTGCCTGAAGGATGCGAGAACGGTGACTTCATCAACTCATACCAAAAATCTGACTCAGGTGACTTGTTCTTGAAGTTTCTTTTCTCTACCAAGTATATGAAAGATCAGTTGGAGAGTTTCATTGAAAAATCCAAACCAAGTGCTCTTGTGGCCGATATGTTCTTCCCCTGGGCGACAGAATCTGCTGAGAAGTTCGGAGTGCCAAGACTTGTGTTCCACGGCACATCTTTCTTTTCCCTTTGTTGTTCGTATAACATGAGGATTCATAAGCCACACAAGAATGTTGCTACGAGTTCTACTCCTTTTTTCATCCCTAATCTCCCCGGGGACATAGTTATCACGGCAGACCAAGCTAATGTTGCTGACGAAGAAACGCCAATGGGAAAGTATATGAAAGAGGTTAGGGAATCAGAGACCAATAGCTTTGGTGTCTTGGTGAATAGCTTCTATGAGCTGGAGTCGGCTTATGCTGATTTTTACCGAAGCTTTGTTGCGAAAAGAGCTTGGCACATTGGTCCCCTTTCGCTATCCAACAGGGAGTTTTCAGAGAAAGCCGGAAGAGGGAAAAAGGCCAACATTGATGAGCAAGACTGCCTCAAATGGCTCGAGTCTAAGCCACCTGGTTCAGTAGTTTACTTGTCCTTTGGGAGCGGAACTAACCTCACCAACGAACAGCTGTTGGAGATTGCTTTCGGTCTTGAAGGCTCTGGACAAAATTTCATCTGGGTGGTTAGGAAAAATGAATACCAAGGTAATGTGATCCTCCGATCCTCAGCTGTTATCTATCAAGGTTGTATCTCTCAGTATATTTGCCTCAATGTTAACATAGTTATTACTTGGTGGATGTATGGTTGGGACAATGGGACAGGTGAAAATGAAGAGTGGTTGCCTGAAGGGTTTGAGGAGAGGACAACAAAGAAGGGGCTGATAGTACGGGGATGGGCGCCGCAAGTGCTAATACTTGACCACAAAGCAATTGGAGGGTTTGTGACACACTGCGGATGGAACTCGGCTATGGAGGGCATTGCTGCAGGGCTACCTATGGTGACATGGCCAATGGGGGCGGAACAGTTCTACAACGAGAAGCTAGTGACAAATGTGTTGAGAATAGGAGTGAATGTCGGAGCTACCCAGTTGGTGAAAAAAGGAAAGTTGATAAGTAGAGAACAAGTGGAGAAGGCAGTGAGGGAAGTAATAGCTGGTGAGAAGGCAGAGGAAAGGCGGCTATGGGCTAAAAAGCTGGGCGAAATGGCTAAAGCCGCTGTCGAAGAAGGAGGTTCTTCTTATAATGATGTAAACAAGTTTATGGATGAGCTGAATGGTAGAAAATAAAGTAAGACAGAACATGTTTGATTTTGTGAGATGGATCGTTTGCCACTATTTGGTAAGAGAAATTCCGTATTATGTCAAATTGAATAAAACTGGAGGACATGTAACTTTTAGTATATCTATGATTGATTCAAGTATTTCTTTACTTTATAATTATTGTGATCATGATCATTATCACCCTAAAACACTTATTTGTTCTATTCGAATTGGAAGATTGACTAAAGGATCTAAGTAGTTTGAAATATACATACTGTT comes from Camelina sativa cultivar DH55 chromosome 19, Cs, whole genome shotgun sequence and encodes:
- the LOC104766720 gene encoding UDP-glycosyltransferase 73B5-like → MSREVAERIHILFFPFMAHGHMIPVLDMAKLFACRGAKSTLLTTPINAKILEKPVEAFKVQNPGFEIRIKIFNFPCVELGLPEGCENGDFINSYQKSDSGDLFLKFLFSTKYMKDQLESFIEKSKPSALVADMFFPWATESAEKFGVPRLVFHGTSFFSLCCSYNMRIHKPHKNVATSSTPFFIPNLPGDIVITADQANVADEETPMGKYMKEVRESETNSFGVLVNSFYELESAYADFYRSFVAKRAWHIGPLSLSNREFSEKAGRGKKANIDEQDCLKWLESKPPGSVVYLSFGSGTNLTNEQLLEIAFGLEGSGQNFIWVVRKNEYQGENEEWLPEGFEERTTKKGLIVRGWAPQVLILDHKAIGGFVTHCGWNSAMEGIAAGLPMVTWPMGAEQFYNEKLVTNVLRIGVNVGATQLVKKGKLISREQVEKAVREVIAGEKAEERRLWAKKLGEMAKAAVEEGGSSYNDVNKFMDELNGRK